The Euwallacea similis isolate ESF13 chromosome 13, ESF131.1, whole genome shotgun sequence genomic interval AGCAAAGGATGATCAGATTAATTTTAGGTAATTAGAGTGAATATCCATAatccttttttttgttatcttctttttttatttttccagagaagaaaatattaattaatatttccatCGATATCTTAGTTTTGAGGATTCTAAATCTCATAAGCGTCAGCCGAAAACCTCTAAGTGcacatattatattttttagacatataaaaaaggcaaaagtCTCTCAATTTCTAAGGCTATTGCTCTGCGTATTTCCGAGATATCGGCGTTCGAAGTTTTAAAAGTAGCAAAGAACAGGCATCTCTCCCCCCTTTTGGCAACTTTCGATATGCCTTTTTTCGGTTTAATGGAGTAATATAGATTCTATATTGATAGCATAGAGGAATAACCTTCGTAAATTTGATCAACGATTAGGaacatcattttaaacaaaaaagttccttataacaggggtcgaaaacctaataatATCAGGTGAACTTAAGCGACAATGCCGGACTCAATGTGACCGAGAAGAaagagtttatttttgttatgattATCTTTTGCAATTTCTTAATACCCGATAACTGATAAAACCTGACTTTTTATTAACACGTGAATTTATTCCGATTTATTTACAGTACCTACGtgaaactatattttttacgCGAATATCATGacatgtttttgatttatggagAGGCGTTACAGACTTCCGAAGAAGCTGGGCGTATTTACACTGATtgttatccagaaagaaaacttccagctcgacaaacatttgtgcaagtttcccAAAGGCTTCTGGATACAGATCGACAGCGAGAAGTCGGTCCTGAAGCCGAAgcacaaatttcaaacatcGTTAAAGAGGATTCAACAAGAAGTGCCCAGAGTAAAACATGCATGGGGGTTAAATGGGGGACATTTCGAACGTTTAATGTAgtagaaacaataatttgtgtttttggtTGTACTATGAGCGGTGTAAAATATGTAACGTAACATGCTAATTAGAGATgacaacaataatttaaaaatgaatggattttcaaaataataaaagaagaatcacatgtttaatttttataaatatagtgcattttgttaattatgcaCTGTACAACCGATTGGGCCCCAAAAAACCCGTGTAAGAATGCATTCTTAGTTTTTGCGACTATTTAAGTACGGTTAAAATCACGTACCTTTTTATGCACTACCCAGGCTTCATATCAGCAGTGATGCcacaacttttcaaaattaatatgtacGCTATCAGTATTTAGCAGTACTTAACGGTATTATTAGATCCAAAGCAAATCATTATCATGCCAatgaacaaattaaatttacctcTCTAACTGAATTCGATGGTAACGAGGgcccattattttctaattctcTTCCAAAATAGTTGATAAGGGACGCTGCAAGCTTCTTACAGCAACTGTTTAAGAACTTGGTCGTTACACCAACAGTAATAATAACAACAccgataataaataaacacgaGCACCAttttaattctcaaaaaaacaaattaaaccaaaacaaTTGAGTTAACAATTGAGCGTCGGCAGTGCAAAAAAATAGGGTTATGTttagacattcaaatatatctttattcttttttagcatattaaatttatatgacttGTCATTTTACGTAAGGCGACTTTCAATTGTTAGATTTTGTGACgtaataaaaagttacgtgATTTGAATCATAGTGCCACgacgcgacgttgccaattctcaaaagatgttcttttgttttccgaagaaatggttgtatttacaaCCCCTTTGCAAGAAGCATTTTTGTTCCAAATGATGGTATTAATCATTGGTCAAGTTTACGAAAGTTAATtccctaacaccctgtatacatcaATTAAAGTCCTAAAGCCTTGAAGAAGCATATTTCGACAACTCCACTTTCAGCAGCTTGATTTGAAGTGTGGTAAGTGTTATAAGACTTCGTGTTAAAACCgccaatttgaataatatagaaatttcagttttagtgAATCTTTCCAAAACTTCTCTCAGAATGACTTAATCTTCTATTTTACTACATCTCTCTACTCTGATCAACCTAATCAAATCCCTATTTCATTTGGCTTCTTGCCCCATTTTATGCCAGAATTTGGAACTTCTACCCACAAAAATTGCTCTTTATGATAACCTCATTAATCCTGGTGTAAAAAGACAACTTGGTGAGTTCTTAGAACTTTCTCTATTGCCTATACAGTATATTAGAAGATTTATGAACTCTAGATAGTTCAGCTGCAACTTCTGGAATGAAATCCCTGTTCAACCTGTCTTTGAACAGGCGGAACGAAATTATGTGAGGTGCAATAagtttattgaattttcttgaaGTCTATCATGGCAGGCCTGAAAaagccaatttaaaattactgtaGAGGTAATCTAATAGTATGTTATTATACCAGCTTTTTATATTAGCCATTATTCCTCAAGGAAGACGTTAACTCCCGAAGAAACAATAGCCATAAAAAGCGAGTTAGCGAGTACTTAGTGCACGGCCATTGTCCATTACCGATGATAAGATCTattaaaacgtaaataatgttggactttaaaaataattgaaatataaaattcgaatttgcTAGTTGCGGCTGCGCACAACACCCACTGAACGCACTGTAATGGGCGAGCAGTTTTCCATAGCAATGTAAATCACTAACGGGGATAACAACATTATATCCCGCAGATTCCTTATTATTCCCACTTATACCCACGTTATATGCTCCTAGTTAAACGAAAcaatttcagtaatttatCGATGTGCTTTCAGACGTTCTCGTGGCCCAACCCATTATTATTTCACTGAGTTTACCCAAAGGCCaccatatttactttaaactcCTCTCATTTTGATACACATCTAAAGCAAATACTTTTTCTGTCCGCACGTGTACCACTATCAACAAACATGCCTCTTACCAACTTCTAGTTTACTCTCTTGCAGGACAACTTCTACGGTCATCGTACCCGGTGATGGTGAAGGTCAGTTCTGGGTTCTGAGGAAAGAGAGGAGACATTTTCAAGTGCAAAATGAAGGAAGCACATTGTTATCTTTAGAAAAGTTGCTTACAAAAAGTTGTCGTGCCTTAATAGGATTGTTCCCATAACATTAAGTGATACCTAATTACAGCATTTAAGCCACAGATGTGGTATCAAAAGGAAGATATATTTATATGCATGGCTACCGAACCATCTCATTACAACAGGTACCTAGGGGTTCCCACTGTTATCGTTCATGTGTGGAgagtaaaaattttgcatGTAAACGAACTCAAGCTATATTTTCTTCCATGTTGTTTTCTTGACTCGTCTACATGTAATGAAATATCCGACGAGGACCACAACTGGCTTGCACAAcctgaaatttgaataatttgagTTTATATAACTCAAAGCAGACAATATTTCGCAGTTTTGGGGCATTTTCATACGACTGATGCTGCCAGTTATTGGTGTCTGAAAACAGGGAAAGCCGAGTAATGCCTGTAGTTGCGGCAAAATTGATATTAAGATAAATGTTTAGACTGCGAGAAAATCCCTCTTTAGATTCCGCTTTCATTACGAACAAGTCATAATAACTGCCGTTGAAATAGAGGCtctattaaaatgaatttgcaTAAAAGTATTGAGAATACGTTTTTATTAGCCGGAGGTTGTCTAATAACGACTATGGGGCTGTAAATGGTGAAGGATGGCTAATTTACGATCGGATTATGTGAAATCGCGAACTCAGAACGGAAACATACAAGGTGCCTGGGATGCATAAAATTACCTGTTTGCCGGGCGGAAACAGATTTGGAGCAGTTTAATTTGGGGCACCCCGTTAATTAGAGGCCCCATTTAATTGCAAACAAGGGCGCACCTCCATTTGTTTTACAATTACTTGTCACAGCGTCCGGGACTGTTTGgataaatttgataaagttGGTTTCCAACATCTGGACTTGTTTCgttctatattaaaaattccgcCCGCGGGTATGTAGTTAGTTGTAAATGTATGAAAGATAGAAAAATACTACGCATTCACGCTCAGAAAGAACTCTAAttagtatttcaaataatccTCTTCATATCTCAGCAAAATCGCAATGTATAACTAAAGTTTATTTCGTCAGATTCGTTCAGAGTCTCTATATCACTCTCTACTTCACAGAGAGCAATTTTCATGCAATGggcaaatatttcaattggATATGCGGGAGAAAAGTTACGCTCCTTTTCCtgaattcaataaataacCCGCAACTATATGAGATAAGATCTCATGtttattttgcttattttaagaatatttctCGCCTTCCCAAGAAGCAGCATGTTTCTGGATTGGTAGTTTTGCTGCAATTAGAATACGCAGGTTCGACTAGTAGTTTCAGTCTGATTTAACGCATTTACGTAAACTAACGTTAACGTTATATTAACGTATTGTTAATGTAAGTTAAAAGCGGTCAAATGCATAGCGCAGTTTGTACAATAGGGATCATTAAAATTAGAGCATAGTATCAAGAAATTTACACaatgtttaacattttcaGATAAGCACACATTAGTACATATTACATAATTCTGCACTTTGGGCACTATTCTGTTACTCGATTTATTGTTTGgccaaaattggaaaatatacaaaacagTTTTGCTTATCGATCCGTCGGAAGGTCATTAATGCTCCcaattacgaattttaaacACTTGGTAAACACAatgtaaaatgtttctttttatgaGAACCATCATCAAAGCAATTGTTTCCCCGGCACTGTCTTATTTCTTAACTCTTTCCTCTTGCCCAAATTAGAGTATTAAAGGATAATTTCAGGTATCGATATCAAAATTGCGTTAGTGTTACTTATCATAAAAGGGAATCTGGTATTTTCCTTTATTCAAGCATGCTCTATACCTTCGCTTCTCGGGTATTACCCTGGTTTTCGGTTTTTACATTTGCCAAAATTGCCCAAAAATTAGATGAACAAAGTTAAACAGCCAAATCTTCagtcaaaaataatatgaacgTAATCCTTGTTCAAAATCCTTCGTTACCAAAATACAGTGTTAAAATCATTTATATATGAAGCTGAAATTATAAACATGAACTCTATACTATAAGGATTCACAAATTGTAGTCAAAATTCACGGATACTTCTTGGGGAGTTAGAATTCCTTTTCCACCCCACAGTCTCATCTCACACGCCACTGACCgtctatcaaaattttaattcaatgcTTCATTCAGAACATTTTTCGCCTTGTTACGTTATGTTCCAATGTGTCACCATTTTTCAGTTAGTTGccaaaatatttggaaattttcagataTGTTCTGTAGGTAAAGTTCCGGTTTTCCTacgtattttatttcttttaggaACCTTCTATACATTATTTCCCGGGTTCTACACTTTTCCATGGTTTATTGTTATGCCAAAGTTAGAGTTTATAAGGGGCAGTTTAACAACCAATCTGGCGAAAGCTCGTTACTATAGCTTATCTCGGAGTGAAGATATGATTTTTCAGTCTATGTAAGATTGAACTTGATATTTTTCTCCCTTCGAGAGCCGCGCCTCTCGGTATATTACACCCATTCTTGGTTTAGTGTTTTGTCAAACTCATCCAGGATTCAATAACATAAACGAAGCTTCTTTATAAATTGCTTACGACTGCagtttaatttagaatatttctATTTGCAGAACCCAATAGCCGTAGGGACTTCATTTGAGTAAAACATTAAGCCCCCGCAACACAATTGCTTTTCTTTGAGATGGTTCAAATACTTGTGCAAATACACACTCTCCTCCTCGATCCTCAATAAGACTTTAAGGTTAAAGATCTATTCCCTTCCTCAAACGTTCCCTAATATCGGTCACTGCACACAATTCGAATTTTTCGACACAATGGATACCGAATTAAACTACTTAATAAGTCCTCTCGCTTCCTCAAATCCAGTCAAGTTGTAAATGGAAAAGTCCAAAAAGAGAATGTGCTTTCACCTCTAATCCTTCTTCGGATCGCTGCGAaagtttaaacaaaacaaCCTTCCTCGGTCTAAATGCTTCGGAAAAGAAGCAACCAAAACATTAGAGAGTTTTACCGAAGTTTATTTGCATAAGCTTTGAGAATCCTCCTCGGGTAGGATTCCTTCAGGGAGGGATTAAAAAAGATTCAGCGAGACTATTATTCCTTGAAAGTGGTAGATTTTCCAGTTTCTGGAACTTTTGTTGTTTCATTCTCCATAAAGTTGCTGTGTAAATATAATAACTTCTTATAGATGTCTTTCAGGAACTACACACGTGTGTAAACAAATTGCTCCCCTTGTTAGATCGAAAGGGAgtttaaatcgaaaaattaaacaacaattttcgTATTCATCCAACGTAAAACGGCATTCCCCCAAAAACAAAAGACCCCACGGCAAAAGTCTGATTAAAAATCCATCGCTGGGGCCCCTCTCTCACTTGTTACTTCTGCAAAATCGTTTCCGTAATAACTACAAACGACCGGCACGCAGATAACATGAGGGGGTGAGTCGGAGGGATTATAATACTCTTACAGGAccgaaatttcagttttctcaaACTCGAAATGAAGTGGATTTTTATCGAACTTACGCAAGACCAACCCAAGACTCCTATATTTGCTGAAGACAAAATAACGACTTCGTTTAAACACCGCACAATAAAAGGACTTAAAAGTTTCACCCGAGTGCATTTTAGTCTCCCCTCGACATCTCCCCTTGTTTTATTGGAAGCCGgagaataatattatttaaacacAAGTAAACGTTAATAATTCAGGAAACGCTCATAGCATTTCAGTTCTAACAATGGTTTTTCCCCAAATGAGGTGCACGAAATTATAACATACATAGTATTGCCCGttcgaaataaaattgattgttGTTATTCTCTTTATTGTAGGTTGTAggtttaagtaataaaaactaGTCCTAAAATTCACTTCAAAATGTTATATATTCGTAACAAAatacagtttatttaaaatttgcctatATAGCAAGAACAAATATTATTCACAGTGAATAAATATTGCAtcaattatcaataattattggTTTATTTGTTCATTTATGGTGgatatgaattaaaatattgtccaATAATTTACGGCTTTCCGCTTCtagtttttcttaatatgatttatataGGTGAGTCCTCTACAAGGAGCAAGTTTAACTTCAATATACGGTTAGTCGCAAACTGTCTCACTCTCCGTAAAGGCTAAAGGATAGCTTATACGCTTAACGCATAGATGGCGGTACTAAAACAccgaaaaaattataagaatctATTTATCTTTGTTTCTATCGAATAAAAAGAGACcgcaataaaatattagaagGATCATTCATTAATCATATGGTTTTGGCATATACCCTTAGCTCTGCTAAATTTTAAcctcaaattttgattttttggggaattaaaattttaaattttaattactgttagtaattcatcaaaaattcCTTGTTTTAAGAGTTACTTAAATTATCCAGTTAAGAATGAACCCCTCCAAATTACTGTCATTGTCTAGAGGTAAACCTTAGAAcgtgcaaaaattatttattaagaacTTACACGGCCCTATAAATTCACACTTCCACAGTTTATTCTAtaaatgtatataattttCCTTTGCAGGGCCAACAATATCTTTTATTCAGATATGCGGcatgaagaattttaaacCTCCACTTACTTATGATCGTAAGTAAAGAGTagagaatattttatataaattatttcccgTAATATCACTGCGATCTATGAAAAAAACTCTACAGAAAACTAACTTAAATATATTGCTAAAATGCAATGCAACTATCTTTCTGCTTATCTCTCTATCACCATTCTCTCTGTCATCTGCAAAACTGATGATACATGGACATCCTAaatataaaactgaaaaacttcATCTCATGCCAACATAATGTCTTTTGGTTAAGACTCTTTCAGGGCAAatcaaattagaaatattcaaatttttttttgtccgTTACCATCTGCATCTACAATCtgcatatatatatatatatatatacagtctACAGATTGTAGATGCCAAATTTTGGGTACATATTGAATCTTTGGCACAATCAACAACCAACACCCCCTATGTTAAAGATTCTTGGCTCTAGacaacttattttattattattactatgcATTTTCAACTCCTACCAGATAATACTTACCTAGGCAATAACTTCAACATCCACACTAAAACATATTCCTTATTTTGATAGATATTGAACTACCTGAAAAACCTAAACTTAAATTCATTGATAAGCTACCTACTCTACCACCCAACATTAGGcctccaaaaatgcaaaaaaggtTAAGGTACATGAGAGGACCCGAGGACGTGCATAATTTTCTATTACATAAACAATATGGAATAATGGTATAAAATCTTGAGaatttatttgttctttttaaaatactttggTTCTTTTAACTATTTTGTAGGCTTTGGGTGGTGGAAGACTGAGATGGGGTCACTTTGAAATGATTCGTCTAACTATTGGTAGAAAAATGGACTTAAGCCGCATGTTTGCAGCATGGAGAGTTGACTCTCCTTGGCAGCCTGTTACCAAACGAGGACAAGGTACTCGATTAGGTGGAGGAAAGGGAGCCATTGACCACTATGTTACCCCAATCAAAGCTGGTAAAAGCTATTTCTCTAATAAGGAATTAATGTCCATACCTgtctgatatttttttaggtcGCATAATAGTAGAACTTGGTGGCAAATGCGATTTTAAGGAAGTAGAACCCTTTTTAACAGATATTGCCAATAAGCTTCCTTTTAAAGCCATGGCGGTATCACAGAAGATAATTGAACAAATGAATGATAGAGAAAAATGGGAAGAGGAAAACAATATAAATCCCTATACCATGAAATATATGATCCAAAACAATATGGGAGGATGTCATCAATGGATTTCGCCCTGggatttgaaatatttttgtaaatatatttaaggAAATACATAAGAAATAAATCCATGCTACCACTATTAATGAGAGACAATGGTTTTAAAAGGGCGTCAAGTTTATAAGTATTCGTATTTTGGACCCTCTAAAACCAGGTGCGTATAAAGTATccgaatttttctaaaatttaacgatattagaaaaaaatagtaaattaataatactCCATCCTTGATTATTAAGGAGGTCAACGGACTTGGTCATCTGCAGAAACTCAAGCACTAAAGGTGTATATCAAACTAGattttgaagatattaaaaatgaatttttccattGCCAGGACATCTCGTTTTCAGTAAAACACTATTGGGCAAGATAGTGctttatatgtaaaaaaaactgcaaaaaatatttgccactaattttggaacaccttgtatgagAAGGGCACACTTGCGACCCTTCAGtcagaatttcatttttcgcTTCGGTTGTCGTACGCATAACCACGTAATAGATGCAAATTGACAGTAAAGTGGTTATCTCCTCAGTAAATTAAGCCCTAACTAACTCCGGAATTGGTTTTTCAACTTTCACTCTATCAGGGGTTTGTAACTTCGTTTGGTTCTATTCGAGggagtttttatttaatttttaaacgcAATTATATCGTATATGTTAAATAGATACCGCGTATGTGATTGCTCAGTTGAAGAGTTAACATACATTACTAAATATGTGTACTCTCTTTACTggagataaaatatttaacgtTTTAAAGAAGGTAATTAGCGTTCCCGTGTTAGTATGAGCATGGGATACGAATCTATCAGGAAGTAGGAGCTTACGTGATATTGTTGCTGACCTCCCTGccatatcaaaataaaacaccttcAAGTTTAGCCTTAAAAGTACTCTTAAATTAAGTGGTCAAATAGATAACGTAACAATTAAAGCTTAATCTAACAGATATAAGGGGTACACAGGGTGAGCTTTTTGAATGGTTACGAGTTACAGTAAGATATCTGTAAACTGCATTAAGATACAATTCTCATAAAATTCGGTGTTTGTGAGAATATGAAATTCGTTTTACTGATTATTAGATTAAAAATTAGCATTActatttaattgtaattatacttttttacttGCAATAAGATAAAGATTTTTCGAgcgattttttcattttattttaatgtttatctCTCCTATACCTTACTCTTCAATCGCATAATGATTATCAGGAAATTGAGCTATTGAAaacgttatttattattcctcTCA includes:
- the mRpL16 gene encoding large ribosomal subunit protein uL16m: MNPSKLLSLSRGPTISFIQICGMKNFKPPLTYDHIELPEKPKLKFIDKLPTLPPNIRPPKMQKRLRYMRGPEDVHNFLLHKQYGIMALGGGRLRWGHFEMIRLTIGRKMDLSRMFAAWRVDSPWQPVTKRGQGTRLGGGKGAIDHYVTPIKAGRIIVELGGKCDFKEVEPFLTDIANKLPFKAMAVSQKIIEQMNDREKWEEENNINPYTMKYMIQNNMGGCHQWISPWDLKYFCKYI